A window of Micromonospora sp. WMMC415 genomic DNA:
GGTCGGGCTGCCCGGCGTGATCGCCCACGGCATGTTCACGATGGCGCTGGTCGGCCGGGCGGTGGCGGAGTGGGCCGGTGCCCCCGACGCGGTGGTCGACTACGGCGTCCGGTTCACCCGTCCGGTGGTGGTGCCGGACGACGACCAGGGCACCGAGATCGAGGTGACGGCGACCGTCCGCGAGGTCACCGAAGACGGCCTGACCAGGCTCGACATCACCGCCACCTGCCTGGGCGAGAAGGTGCTGTCGCAGGCGAAGGCGACCATCCGGACGCCCCGCTGAGCGATCTCGCGACGCGCGATGGGTGGACCGGTTGGGAAAGTCGTGGCACTACCCGTACACTGGTCCGCCGTGGGGCTCGTGACCCCTGCCTGGCCATGTGTGGCGGGGTGGGGTGATCGTCGCCGCACAGGGGTGTAGCTCAATTGGCAGAGCAGCGGTCTCCAAAACCGCAGGCTGCAGGTTCAAGTCCTGTCACCCCTGCGCCTCAGGCCTGACCGTTCCCGTGGGTCGCGCCGCCGTCCGGCGGCGTCCGGCCCGTGGTGGTGGTATCGGCGGGGTGGTTCCGAGGCACTCGGGGCCCTCCGGTTCGATCCGCCGGCCGCGGCCCGTCGCGGGACGGTCGGGCCGGCCGGCGTGACCAGGCGCCGCGCACGTCGCGACGGCGTGCGAACCGACATCCCGCGACGGAGGGCGAAGTGGCCGACAACAAGCGGCGCGGCGAGGACGCCGACGACGAGCGTCTGAACGACGAGTTCGACGCCGCCGGCGACGACGCCGAGGACGCCGAGGAGGCCGAGGAGCCGGTCTCCCGGGGTGGCACCGCGACCCGGTCGCGGGCCCGGGCGGAGTCGGCCGACCGGCCGAAGACCCGCACGGAGACCGAGAAGGTCGGGCCGTTCGGGCGCATCGCCCGATTCATCCGCGAGGTCGTCGCCGAACTGCGTAAGGTCATCTGGCCGACGCGCAAGGAGCTGCTGACCTACACCGCCGTGGTGGTCGCATTCGTTACGGTGGTTACCGCCCTCGTGGTCGGATTCGACTACGTGTTCGCGAAGGGCGTGTTGTGGGTCTTCGGCAACCCCAGCTGACCGGCGAGATCTGCCGATAGTGACGGAAGTGAGCGAGCGTGCCTGAGTACGACGAGACCGCCGGACCCGCGGACGAGCAGTCCAC
This region includes:
- a CDS encoding MaoC family dehydratase; protein product: MDLPAKTFRVTRADLVRYAGASGDFNPIHWSDRIATKVGLPGVIAHGMFTMALVGRAVAEWAGAPDAVVDYGVRFTRPVVVPDDDQGTEIEVTATVREVTEDGLTRLDITATCLGEKVLSQAKATIRTPR
- the secE gene encoding preprotein translocase subunit SecE gives rise to the protein MADNKRRGEDADDERLNDEFDAAGDDAEDAEEAEEPVSRGGTATRSRARAESADRPKTRTETEKVGPFGRIARFIREVVAELRKVIWPTRKELLTYTAVVVAFVTVVTALVVGFDYVFAKGVLWVFGNPS